The Tessaracoccus aquimaris sequence CCATCTCCATGTCCGAGGTGGCGTCGCCGACGTACCAGGTGCCGCCGGCCTGGGCGCCCATCAGTTCGAGCGCCATCCACGCGGAGTCTGGCGCTGGCTTGCCGCGGTCGACCATCTCGGTGCCGACAAGCACGTCGACGTCGCCGCGGATCCCGATGATCTCCAGCAGGTGGTCGGCCTCGGGCGTCGTCTTCGCGGTCACGACGCCGATCGCGAGGCCCGCGTCGCGGAGCCTGAGCAGCATCTGGTGCACGCCGGGGAGCAGCAGTTCGTGGCCCTGCTCGTTGATCGCGCCGTACCAGCTCTCGTGGTACGTGGTGACCATCTCAGCGATCCGGGGATCGTCGGCCCTGAATCCGCTCAGCTCCGAGAGTGTCAGTTCGAGGGGCCTGTCGATGTAGGGGACCACCGCCATCGGCTCGGTCGGGACGCCGAAGACCGTGACGGTCGTCGCGATGTGCTCGGCGATCAGGGGGACGGTGTCGGCGAGGGTGCCGTCGAGGTCGAACAGGACTGCTGGGATGCTCACACCCTCACCCTATGCCCGGCGCGCCGATCGTGCCCTGGCAAGGTCGCCATCCACGTGGGCGAGCCGACCCCGTTACGCGGGCCTGTTCCTCGTTCCTCGAGCTTGTCCCCCGTTCCCCGAGCTTGTTCCCGTTCCCCGAGCTTGTCGAGGGGTCCGAGGGCTGAGCGTGTGGTTGCGGACGCCTCGAAGCCTCAGCGAGTGGTGGTGTCGTTCCCCGAGCTTGTCGAGGGGTCCGAGGGCTGAGCGCGTGGTTTCGGACGCTTCGACAGGCTCAGCGAGCGGTGGTTGGGGACGCTTCGACAGGCTCAGCGAGCGGTGGTTGGGGACGCTTCGACAGGCTCAGTGGGCGGTGGTGTCGTTCCCCGAGCTTGTCGAGGGGTCCGAGGCTGAGCGGTGGTTTCGGACGCTTCGACAGGCTCAGCGAGCGGTGGTTTCGGACGCTTCGACAGGCTCAGCGAGCGGTGGTTGCGGACGCTTCGACAAGCTCAGCGACCGAGCCATCAGTTCGCGGCGACCGGCTCGGGGTACTCCTTGCCGAGGCACTGGTAGCCCTTCGCCACGGCGGAGACCAACCGCCTCTGACCCTCGAGGTCCCACTTCACGTTCGGGAAGTACTTCCCGTAGCCCGGGGGGTCCACCGACTCGGCGCTGCCAGCGACCAGCCACTGCGCCTCGCCGTCCACGTCCTCGGCATTGGTCAGGTAGGCCGCGCCCTTCGCCGGCGACTCCGGGGTCGGAGCGTCCGAGAAGTCGACGACGACCCACCACCGCGATCCCGGGTCGATGCCCTCTCCGACGAACACCTGGGTTGCCTCCGACAGCCCCGGGCGACCCCACCGCTTCTCGTAACTGCGGTGCGTCGCCTTGGACACGTCCTCGCACTCCAACGACGCCACGATCTTCTCGTCCGGCTGCGCGATGGCGCCCTGCTGGGGCGCGGGCGACGGCGTCGACTCAGGCTCCGTCTCCACCGGCACTGCAGGCGGCTCCGGCTCTTCGTGTTCGCTTGCCACCACAGTCGGGGACGGCGAGGGGTTCGGGCCCGCCGTGCACCCCGACAGGAGCGTCAGCGTCGTCGCGGCCGCGCAGGCCGCCGTCATCCAGGAGCGCATGGCCCCATCATCGTTCACGCTCCGCCCGGCCCACCAGGCCGGGCGGCAAGTTCGGGCCCACCGGCCAGCGCCCGTGGACCACGGTCGTACGGCGATTCGTGAGCGGGTCGTGCCTCAGCAACTGATCCCGGACGGTTTGGCCGGGACGGCCCCCGTGTCGCGGCACAGCCCGATGCCCTTGGCGGCGAGGCCCTTCTTGATGCCGGAGACGGCCGTGGCGTTGAAGCCGTGCCACTGCATGTGCATCAGGACGGTGTCGCCCTTGCGCGCGTTGCGCACCACGTAGCTGACCAGTTGCGAGGTTGACTTGCCCCTCCAGTCGTTGGTGTCGACCGTCCAGGTCCACATCTTCATGCCGACGGCGGTGTAGGCGCGGCGCACCGTCGAGTTGTACGCCCCGTACGGCGGGCGACCATAGGTCGTCACGACCCCGGGCGCCTTCAACTGCTTGACGACGGAGGAGTAGCTCAGCCGCGTCAACTGTGGGTGGCTGACGGAGTGGTTGAACACGTAGTGCCCCATCGACAGGGCGTAGCCCACGTCGAAGCGCTTGGCCTTGATGCAGTCGCCCGTCGGGAACAGCGCGACGCGCACGCCCAGGTTCTTGAACGCCTTCAGGGTCGACTTGAACGAGGAGAGCGACTTCGGGCAGTCGTCGAAGGTCAGGATCACGCGGTTCGAGGTGTTCGGACCGCGGCTGATGGAGTAGTCGGCCGAGGCGGTCGGCGTCGGGCTCATGGCGAGCAGCAGCGCGAGTGTCGCGCCGATCGAGATGCAGAATCTGGCGAGTCTCATGGTGGTTCCCCCTGGCCTGCCGGTGCGGATGATGCGATCGTAGGGCCGCGGGGGCGTGCGTGGATTCGCCCTTTCGGATGCACGACAAGAGGGCCGCCGCGCGTGTCGCGCAGCGGCCCTCTCGGATCAGTCGGTTCAGCCGGGGATCACGTCGCCGGAGGGCCATTCCTTCTTGATGAAGTCCTTGACCTCCTGCGAGTGCAGCAGCTCGTCGAGCTTCTTGATCGCGGCGTTGCCGTCGTCCGCGGTGCGCCACACCAGGATGTTGGCGTAGGGGTTGCCCTCCACCTTCTCGATCGCGATGGCGTCCTCGGCCTTCAGGCCGGCGGTCAGGATGAAGTTGCCGTTAATCAGCGCGGCGGCGACCTTCGGATCGTCGAGCAACTGCACGACGACCTCGGGCTGGGTCTCCTCGAACTTCAGCTTCTTCGGATTCTGCGCATCGCTCAGCGTCAGCACGGTCGTCTCGGGGGTGACGTCCTTCAGCAGGCCGTTCTCCTCGAGCAGCTTCAGGCCGCGGTACTGGTTCGACGGGTCGTTGGTGATGGCGATCAGGCCTCCCTCGGGGACCTCCGACGCGGCCTGGTACTGGTTCGAGAACAGCGCGAATGGCTCGATGTGGATGCCCTCGCCGTGGGAGAACTCGAAGCCCTTCTCCTCGATCTGGTTCTCGAGGTATGGAAGGTGCTGGAAGTAGTTCGCGTCGAGGTCCTTGCTGGCAAGGGCCTCGTTCGGCAGCACGTAGTCGTCGAACTCCTTGATCTGGATCTCGAGGCCCGCGTCCTTCGCAAGGTTGTCGCGGACGAACTCGAGGATCTTGGCGTGCGGCACGGGGCTCGCACCGACGACCAGCTTGGTGGTGCCGCCCGCGGCGGGCGCCGAGGTGGTGCCTTCGGGGGTGGCGTTGCCCGAACCGCACGCGGTCAGGGCCATTGCGGCTGCCAACGAGGCAGCGACTGCGGTCAGTATCTTTCGCATGAGGGTTCCTCCTTGCTTTGGGCCAACAACAAGTTGGCCGCCTGTTTGGCCGGGGTGGCCGTCCCGCCTCGGCGGGAAATCTGGGGGGGGTCAGCGGTGGTCGATCGCCTTGGAGATCGCGTCGCCGGTCCACTGGATGATCTGCACCAGGACGATCAGCAGGACCACCGTCATGATCATCACGTCAATCTGGTAACGCTGGAAGCCGTAGTTGTAGGCCAGCCGGCCGAGGCCGCCACCTCCGACGAGGCCCGCCATCGCCGAGTACCCGACGATCGTGACGACGGTGGTCGTGAACGACGCAACGAGGGAGGGCATCGCCTCGGGGAGCAGCACCTTGGTGATCGACTGCCACTTCGTCGAGCCCATCGCCTGCGCCGCGTCGAGCTTGCCCGAGTGCACCTCGCGCAGCGCCGTCTCCACGAGCCGGGCGAAGAACGGGATCGCCGCGATGGCAAGCGAGAGCGACGCCGCGACCGGGCCGATCTTGGTGCCAACCAGCCAGGCGGTGAACGGCATCAGCGCGACCATCAGGATCGCGTACGGGAAGGACCGGGTGATGTTGACGATGATGGCCGAGAGCACGAAGTTCACCGGCCGGTTGGCGCTCATCGCGCCCGGGCGGGTGACGTAGAGCAGGACGCCGAGCGGCAGGCCGATCAGCAGCGTCGCGAGCGAGGAGATGCCGACCATCAGCAGCGTCTCGCCGATGGCGGGCAGCATCGCGTTCTGGATGGCCGGGTTGGCGAACCAGGTGCCGTCGAGGGGAATCATGCGACCTCCTCCACGTGCTGAAGCGAACTCGTCAGGGCTGCGTCGGCGCCGAGCGCCTTCAACTCGTCGATGACCGACTGCGGGTCGACCCCGTCCGGTACCTCAAGGCGCAGGTGCGAGAAGGTGGTGCCCGCCAGGTGCTCGACGCTTCCAGCGAGGATCGCGATCTCGGCGCCGACGGCCTTCGACACGTGTGCGACCACGGGTTGCAGCGCCTTCGGGCCGGAGGACAGCACGTCGACGAGGGTGCCGACGCCGTGCAGGTCGACGTGTGGAGGGATGCCGAGCAGCGCCTGGCTGAGCCGGCCGTCCAGGCGGTTGACGACGTCGACGAGCCTGCCCGACTCGACAATCCGGCCGCCCTCGAGCAGCGAGACCGAGTCGCAGATCCGCTTGACGACGTGCATCTCGTGCGTGATGACGAGCACGGCGAGGTTCGCGTGGTAGTGCAGCGACTGGATCAGGTCCAAGATCTCGTCGGTGGTCTTGGGATCGAGCGCCGAGGTGGGCTCGTCGAAGAGCAGCACGTCGGGGTCGGTCGCCAGCGCCCGGGCGATGCCGACGCGCTGCCGCATGCCGCCGGAGAGTTGCGCCGGGTAGGCGGCGCCCGCGTCGGCGAGGCCGACGAGGCCGAGCAGTTCCGTGACCTTCTCGCGGGTGCGGGCCTTGGGGGCGCCGATGATCTCGAGCGGGTAGGCGACGTTGTCGGCGATCGTGCGCGAGTCGAACAGGTTCGCCTGCTGGAACACCAGGCCGATCCGGCGCCGCGCCTTGCGCAGCGCGTCCGAGCGGGCGGCGGTCAGGTCGACGCCGTTGATCTCGACCTGTCCCGAACTCGGCTTGTCGAGCATCGTGAGGCAGCGCACCAGGGTCGACTTGCCCGCGCCCGAGTGCCCGATGATGCCGTGGATCGAGCCCTCCGGCACCGTCAGGGACACCCCGTCCAGGGCGCGCACCTCGCGGTTGCCCTGGCGGTAGACCTTCGAGAGGTCACGCACTGTGATCATGGCGGCTCCTGTTCTGCCGGGGTCAATTCAATCAGGCGGCACCGGGTTGGCCGAATTGTGGGAGGGGTGTCCGGGCGACGTTCGCGCACCGCGAAACCGCCTATCGTTGTGCTGTGACCCGCCCAGTCGTGTTCATCCATGGTCTCCGCACGTCGTCGAGCATGTGGGATCCGCAGATCGCCCTGCTCGGGAAGAGGTGGCGCTGCATCGCGCCCGACCTGCCGGGACACGGCGACCGCGCGGGGGAGAGGTTCACCGCAGAGGCGGCGCTGCGGACCATCGAGGACGCGCTCGCGCAGGCGGACGGCCCCGCGCACCTGGTCGGCTGCTCGCTCGGGGGCATGCTCGCGCTGCACGCCGCCGCGGGCACGGGCCACCCGCTCGCGTCCGTGGTGGCGGCCGGATGCTCCACGCAACCAGGGCCGGGCAGCGCCCGCGCCTATGGGAAGGTGATCGGCCTCGTCGACCGGTGGGGAGGCGAGGCGGCGGTGCGCCGCGTGATGGGGGAGGGGGCGGCTCGGCATTTCCTCCGGAAGGGACGGGCCGACCTCGCGACGGTCGAACGGGCGGTCGCCGCGGTCGCCACCTTCGACCTGCTCGCCGACACGGCACGGATCGACGCACCCGTCGCGTTCCTCAACGGACACCTCGACCAGTTCCGCGGCCAGGAACGCCGCTTCGCCGGCCAGGCGGCTCGGGGTCGCCTCGTCGTGCTCGGTTACGGCACCCACATGGTGAACCTCACGCACCCCGTCCCGTACACGCGGACGCTGCAGAGGCTGCTGCTCGAGGCCGAGTCGCTCGGCCCGGCTCCTGGTCGGTAGCGCGGATCAGCGGTGCGGGTCAGTAGTAGCGGCGCACCTCGCGGGCCACTGCCCGGAATATCTCCTCGTCGAGGATCGCCCCGATCCTGCGGACTCCGTCGGGGTCGATCCTGATGATCCGGTTCACCCGCGCCTCGCTTGGGCGGCGCTGCGCGTCCCACTCTCCGGTGCCGATGTCGACCCAGTAGCGCCCGGCCCGAGCCTCCTGGTCGCGGTCCCGGTCGTGGTCCTGCGAGGTGACCTGCAGGCCGAGCAGCCACGTCGAGTCGTGCGCGATCAGCAGCACCGGGCGATCCTTGCCCTCGCTGTGGTCCTCCTCGTACGGCACCCACGTCCACACGATCTCGCCCGGGTCGGCCCGTTTGTCCTCGTGGGGTTGGTAGACGATGTTCGGCTTGCCCGTGAAGTCGCCCGGATAGCCTGACGAGCCACCGCGCGCCGCCGGCGTGGTCGGCCGGGCCGGCTGCTTGGGCTTGGGGGTGGTGGTGCGACGGCGCGTCGGACGCTTCGGTTCGGGTCGCGTGGCACGCTCCAGCGCGCGGTTCGCGACCTGTCGCAGCACCCTCAGGGCGCCGTCGAGGAAGGGGTTGGATCCGGCCATGAGGCGGAGTCTAGTCAGCGGAAGCGGGGCAGGCGGCCATAGAAGATCCAGGCGGGCCGCCGGTAGCCGGCCGGGCGCTCGGCGCGCACCTTTGACCAACGCTCGAAGTACCGCCGCATGGGCGGCAGGAAGGCGACGACCGCCGTCACGAGGGCGAGCCCGACGGCGACGAACGCCCAGTTCGACGTGACCGCCGCGTAGCCACCCATCAGCACCAGGCCGATCAGCCCGGCCCACCGCGACCACTTCCACCCGTTCCACGCCTGGAAGCCGGCGACGCCGACCGCCCCAGCCGCCAGCACCGATGCCGCGGCCAGCACCCCCTCAAGGGTCAGCGACAGCCACTTGCCCGGGTCGGGGGCGACCCACTGGATGAGTCGCGCGGAGCCTGCGTAGCTGTCCGGGTGCGCGGCCTGCCACCAGTGCAGCGCGTAGACGCCCATCACGCACGCCACCGCCAGGTAAGCGGCGCCCGCGCCGATCCACGCCACGACCGGACGCGTCGGCTCGCCGGTGCGAGGGCTGAGCGGAGTGCTCGGCTTCAACTCCTCGAGCGGCGGCAGAGTCTGAATCTGCTTCTGGTCGGTCACCGGGCCAGCCTACGGCACCCGCCAGGCACGGCAAGGGTCGTTGCCACGGCACAGTCGGGCCACAGCGAACGCACAGAGTCGGGCGCGAGGCTGAGTGCACCGACGAAAGGACAAGCACATGATCGAGCGACCGACCTACGAGGGGCGACCCTTCACCGACCCCGACGACCTCGTGGTCGATCAGGGGCTCCAGTTCGACCTCGGCACCCTGCTGAAGCGCCGCGGACTGCTGCAACTGTTCGGGGTCGGGGTCGGCACCATCACGCTCTCCGCGTGTGCCGCCGCGGCGCCGACCACCACCGACGCCGCGACCTCATCGCCGAGCGCGGCCCCGTCGACCACCGCCTCCGCGTCCATCGGCGACCTCACCGAGATCCCCGAGGAGACCGCGGGGCCCTACCCGGGCGACGGCTCCAACGGGGCCGACGTGCTCGAGCAGTCGGGCGTGGTGCGCTCCGACATCCGCTCCTCGTTCGGCACCAGCACCACCACCGCCGAGGGCATCCCCATGACGCTGGAGTTGACCATCCTCGACCTCGCAAACGGCGGCGCCCCGTTTGCTGGCACCGCCGTCTACGTGTGGCACTGCACCCGCGACGGCGGCTACTCGATGTACACCGACGGCCTGACGCAGGAGAACTACCTGCGCGGCGTCCAGATCGCCGACGCCGACGGCAAGGTCCGCTTCACCAGCATCTTCCCCGGGTGCTACTCGGGACGGTGGCCGCACATCCATTTCGAGGTCTATCCGGACGAGGCGAGCATCACCGACGCGAACAACAAGATCGCAACGAGCCAGGTCGCGCTGCCGCAGGCCATCTGCCAGGACGTCTACGCCACCGACGGCTACGCCAACTCGACCGACAACCTGGCCGGCATCACGCTGGCAAGCGACAATGTCTTCGGCGACGACGAAGGGGCCCACCAGCTCGGGGCCGTCACTGGCGATCTCGCAGGTGGCCTGACGGTGACGTTGAGCGTCCCCGTCGACACCTCGACGGAGCCGGGGCAGGGTGAATCGATGGGCGGCAATGGCCCCGGACAAGGCCCTCAGCCGCCGAAGCGCTGACCCCTACCGGGCATAGTCTGGGTCGGCAGGCCACCCCAAGCCAAGGAGAATCCGACATGAAGATGTCCCGCATCGCCACGATCGCCGTCGTCCCAGCCGTCGCGCTTGCCCTGAGCGGTTGCTCATTCAACTTCTCGGTCGGCAAGTCACCGTCTCCGTCGCCCACCACCGCGGCATCCACCGAGGAATCGAACGTCGCCTCCCCGACCCCCGAGGCGACCGACGCCGCCTCGCCCGATCCGGTCGCCACCGACAGCGAGTCGGCGGCCGTGACCGGCGAGACGGTCGAGGCGGACCCGGCAGGCATCGAGACCTCCGCTGCCGACGCGCTCGAGCAGCAGGTCGGCGTGCGCCCCATCATCGACTGCGGGGATGAGAAGGTCGACGTCGCGGTCGGTGGAACGCTCCTCTGCTCGCTGACCACCGAGGGCGACACCGACGTGTACGACATCACGATGACGTTCACGGAGGTCAACACCGACGGAACGTTCAACTTCGACTACCAGGTCGCCGAGACCCCTCGCCCCTGATCCCAAGTCAACGAGGGCCCGCAGCCACGGCTGCGGGCCTGTTGATTGAGCCAGCCCCTCCGCTGGTTGAGCCGCCTGTGAGCGGAGCGAGCAGGGGTGTCGAAACCTCCTGCGCCCGGTTCTGGGTCCTGTGGTCGACTTGGGTTGTCGGGTGCGGTGGATTTCGACGCAGCCGGGCGACTCCGTCGCCGGGGCTGGCTCAATCAGCGCGACGCAGCCGGGCGACTCCGTCGCCGAGGCTGGCTCAATCAGCGCGGTCATCAGGCTCCGACGTCGTGCGCGTGGTGCTGCAACTCGTGCAGCAGGTACAGCCCGAGCGACTCCGCCGTGAACTCGACGCCGTCGGAGCGGATCCCCCTCCGCGACCACTGGTCCGGTTCGACCGCCGCGAACGAGTTGGCGGCACCCTCTGCGCGCTCCCGCAGCAGGATCGACGTCACGTGCGCCGAGGCCCGCCAGTACTCACCCTCCACGGCCGCCGCGTCGCCGTCCCACGACTCGAACGCCACGCCGTCGGTCTCGAGCATCGCGTCGAGGCGCCGCGCCATCACCTCGCACACATCCGCCAGGTGGTGCGCGTACTCGATGGGTGACCAGATCGTCGACTCCGGACGGTCCGCGGCATCCGGCCGATCCAGAGCCACCACCACGCGCGAGGCGAGATCCTCGATCCGCGCCGGGAAGGCCACCGGCGTCTCGGCCCCAGGGTCGAACCCGCAGTCGGCGCATGGTCGGCTCGTCGACCAGGTCCAGTCCTTCGCGTCGGGCTCTGGCGTGGCTGGGGGGATCGGTGCCGTCATGGGCCGAGCCTAATGGTCCTGGGTGAGCAGGGGAGCGGTCGCCGCGTCGACGGGGGCGACATCGGGACGCAGCGCCCGCAGCACCGGTTGCCGCATCAGGCCGGAGTTCGAGATCGACAGGTAGCGGATCTGCACGCAGATCATCGGCTCGACCCACCTGGTCCGCCTCAACTCGGAGCCCGTCGGGAACGGGTCGAACGGCGCCTTGTCCCGCTCGATGTCGCGCAGCACGGCCAGCAGCATGTCGCGTTCCGAGTGGCTGAGCCCTGAGCCGACCCGGCCGAGCGGGTAGAGCACCGGCGCCTCGTCGAAGGTGGCCTCGTCGGTGGCGTGGCCGACCCACACCGAGCCGAGTTTGCGGTCGTCGCCCGTCTCGGGCACCCACCCGCCGATCACCGCGACCAGTTCGGTGCGGTGCGGCGTCTTGACCCAGTCGACGCTCCGGGCGCCCGGCTGGTAGGGCGACGTCAGCCGCTTGCTCATCACGCCCTCGAGCCCGGCCTCGCGGGTGAAGGCGGAGATGACGTCGGGGTCGTCGTAGGTCTGGGACAACTGCCAGGCGGGACGGTCCAGGTCGAGTTGCTCCAGCAGGTGGCGACGCTCGGTGAGCGGCTGCCGGGTCAGGTCGTGGTCGTCGAGCCGCATCAGGTCGAAGACCATGAAGGTTGCGGGTCGCTCTGCCGCCATCCGCGCCGCGCGATCCTCATCGCGGACGTGGATCCGCGGGGCGATCCCCTGCAGCGTCGGGACGCCCGCGATCGGGTCGATCGCGATGATCTCCCCGTCGAGGATCAGCCCGTCCGGAAGGCCGACGGCGCCCGCCACGATCTCCGGATAGGCGGGGGTGATCTCGCCCTCGGTGCGGTTGTAGAGGTGCAGCCTGCCGTCGCGGGTCTCGGCGATCGCGCGGACCCCGTCCCACTTCACCTCATGGA is a genomic window containing:
- a CDS encoding DNA ligase, with the translated sequence MRPMLATPTPTPGVPPAGDGWVHEVKWDGVRAIAETRDGRLHLYNRTEGEITPAYPEIVAGAVGLPDGLILDGEIIAIDPIAGVPTLQGIAPRIHVRDEDRAARMAAERPATFMVFDLMRLDDHDLTRQPLTERRHLLEQLDLDRPAWQLSQTYDDPDVISAFTREAGLEGVMSKRLTSPYQPGARSVDWVKTPHRTELVAVIGGWVPETGDDRKLGSVWVGHATDEATFDEAPVLYPLGRVGSGLSHSERDMLLAVLRDIERDKAPFDPFPTGSELRRTRWVEPMICVQIRYLSISNSGLMRQPVLRALRPDVAPVDAATAPLLTQDH
- a CDS encoding methionine ABC transporter ATP-binding protein yields the protein MITVRDLSKVYRQGNREVRALDGVSLTVPEGSIHGIIGHSGAGKSTLVRCLTMLDKPSSGQVEINGVDLTAARSDALRKARRRIGLVFQQANLFDSRTIADNVAYPLEIIGAPKARTREKVTELLGLVGLADAGAAYPAQLSGGMRQRVGIARALATDPDVLLFDEPTSALDPKTTDEILDLIQSLHYHANLAVLVITHEMHVVKRICDSVSLLEGGRIVESGRLVDVVNRLDGRLSQALLGIPPHVDLHGVGTLVDVLSSGPKALQPVVAHVSKAVGAEIAILAGSVEHLAGTTFSHLRLEVPDGVDPQSVIDELKALGADAALTSSLQHVEEVA
- a CDS encoding MetQ/NlpA family ABC transporter substrate-binding protein; amino-acid sequence: MRKILTAVAASLAAAMALTACGSGNATPEGTTSAPAAGGTTKLVVGASPVPHAKILEFVRDNLAKDAGLEIQIKEFDDYVLPNEALASKDLDANYFQHLPYLENQIEEKGFEFSHGEGIHIEPFALFSNQYQAASEVPEGGLIAITNDPSNQYRGLKLLEENGLLKDVTPETTVLTLSDAQNPKKLKFEETQPEVVVQLLDDPKVAAALINGNFILTAGLKAEDAIAIEKVEGNPYANILVWRTADDGNAAIKKLDELLHSQEVKDFIKKEWPSGDVIPG
- a CDS encoding HAD family hydrolase, giving the protein MSIPAVLFDLDGTLADTVPLIAEHIATTVTVFGVPTEPMAVVPYIDRPLELTLSELSGFRADDPRIAEMVTTYHESWYGAINEQGHELLLPGVHQMLLRLRDAGLAIGVVTAKTTPEADHLLEIIGIRGDVDVLVGTEMVDRGKPAPDSAWMALELMGAQAGGTWYVGDATSDMEMALAAGMRAMGITTGASSRESLLEAGAEAVVERAEEVADLVLASR
- a CDS encoding intradiol ring-cleavage dioxygenase; the protein is MIERPTYEGRPFTDPDDLVVDQGLQFDLGTLLKRRGLLQLFGVGVGTITLSACAAAAPTTTDAATSSPSAAPSTTASASIGDLTEIPEETAGPYPGDGSNGADVLEQSGVVRSDIRSSFGTSTTTAEGIPMTLELTILDLANGGAPFAGTAVYVWHCTRDGGYSMYTDGLTQENYLRGVQIADADGKVRFTSIFPGCYSGRWPHIHFEVYPDEASITDANNKIATSQVALPQAICQDVYATDGYANSTDNLAGITLASDNVFGDDEGAHQLGAVTGDLAGGLTVTLSVPVDTSTEPGQGESMGGNGPGQGPQPPKR
- a CDS encoding type II toxin-antitoxin system PemK/MazF family toxin, whose product is MAGSNPFLDGALRVLRQVANRALERATRPEPKRPTRRRTTTPKPKQPARPTTPAARGGSSGYPGDFTGKPNIVYQPHEDKRADPGEIVWTWVPYEEDHSEGKDRPVLLIAHDSTWLLGLQVTSQDHDRDRDQEARAGRYWVDIGTGEWDAQRRPSEARVNRIIRIDPDGVRRIGAILDEEIFRAVAREVRRYY
- a CDS encoding DinB family protein, whose translation is MTAPIPPATPEPDAKDWTWSTSRPCADCGFDPGAETPVAFPARIEDLASRVVVALDRPDAADRPESTIWSPIEYAHHLADVCEVMARRLDAMLETDGVAFESWDGDAAAVEGEYWRASAHVTSILLRERAEGAANSFAAVEPDQWSRRGIRSDGVEFTAESLGLYLLHELQHHAHDVGA
- a CDS encoding polysaccharide deacetylase family protein translates to MRLARFCISIGATLALLLAMSPTPTASADYSISRGPNTSNRVILTFDDCPKSLSSFKSTLKAFKNLGVRVALFPTGDCIKAKRFDVGYALSMGHYVFNHSVSHPQLTRLSYSSVVKQLKAPGVVTTYGRPPYGAYNSTVRRAYTAVGMKMWTWTVDTNDWRGKSTSQLVSYVVRNARKGDTVLMHMQWHGFNATAVSGIKKGLAAKGIGLCRDTGAVPAKPSGISC
- a CDS encoding alpha/beta fold hydrolase; the protein is MTRPVVFIHGLRTSSSMWDPQIALLGKRWRCIAPDLPGHGDRAGERFTAEAALRTIEDALAQADGPAHLVGCSLGGMLALHAAAGTGHPLASVVAAGCSTQPGPGSARAYGKVIGLVDRWGGEAAVRRVMGEGAARHFLRKGRADLATVERAVAAVATFDLLADTARIDAPVAFLNGHLDQFRGQERRFAGQAARGRLVVLGYGTHMVNLTHPVPYTRTLQRLLLEAESLGPAPGR